One genomic window of Etheostoma spectabile isolate EspeVRDwgs_2016 chromosome 7, UIUC_Espe_1.0, whole genome shotgun sequence includes the following:
- the rprd1b gene encoding regulation of nuclear pre-mRNA domain-containing protein 1B isoform X2, whose translation MSSFSESALEKKLTELSSSQQSVQTLSLWIIHHRKHSGLIVKVWHRELKKAKSSRKLTFLYLANDVIQNSKKKGPEFTKDFETVLVDACSHVASEADEGCKKHMERLLNIWKERALYRGDFIQQLKLAIDDSNSPRPSEEKKAVKRSYQKIQEEEDDEDDDYRNHVSPHNSDISATQLTEELVKALQDLENAASGDAAVRQKIASLPQEVQDVSLLEKISDKEAADKLSETVDEACLLLAEYNGRLAAELEDRRQLARMLTEYINSQKEALMEREKKLEEYKQKLARVTQVRKELKSHIQSLPDLSLLPNVTGGLAPLPSAGDLFSTD comes from the exons ATGTCGTCCTTCTCCGAGTCGGCCCTGGAGAAGAAGCTGACGGAGCTGAGCAGCTCGCAGCAGAGCGTCCAGACTCTGTCTCTGTGGATCATCCACCACCGCAAACACTCGGGCCTCATCGTCAAAGTGTGGCACAGAGAGCTGAAAAAAG CTAAAAGCTCCAGGAAGCTGACCTTCCTGTATCTGGCCAACGATGTCATCCAGAACAGCAAGAAGAAAGGACCCGAGTTTACCAAAGACTTTGAGACGGTCCTCGTCGATGCCTGCTCCCATGTTGCCAG TGAAGCCGATGAGGGCTGTAAAAAGCACATGGAGAGACTGCTGAACATCTGGAAAGAGAGAGCCCTCTACAGAGGAGACTTCATTCAGCAGCTCAAACTAGCCATAGACGACTCTAACAGTCCCAGGCCTTCAG AAGAGAAGAAGGCTGTGAAACGCAGCTATCAGAAAAtccaggaagaggaggatgatgaagatgacGACTACAGGAACCACGTCTCCCCTCACAACTCGGACATCTCTGCAACTCAACTG acAGAGGAGCTGGTGAAGGCCCTACAGGACTTGGAGAATGCTGCATCAGGCGACGCAGCAGTTCGTCAGAAGATTGCCTCGCTGCCGCAGGAAGTCCAGGACGTTTCCCTGCTGGAGAAAATCAGTG ACAAGGAAGCGGCAGACAAGCTGTCAGAGACGGTGGATGAAGCGTGTTTGCTGCTTGCTGAGTACAACGGCCGACTGGCTGCAGAGCTAGAGGATCGCAGGCAGCTTGCCCGCATGCTGACTGAATACATCAACAGCCAGAAGGAGGCGctcatggagagagagaagaaactagag GAATATAAGCAGAAACTGGCGAGGGTGACCCAAGTTAGGAAAGAGCTAAAGTCCCACATCCAGAGTCTCCCTGACCTCTCTCTCCTACCCAACGTGACCGGGGGTCTGGCCCCGCTCCCGTCAGCCGGAGACCTCTTCTCTACCGACTGA
- the rprd1b gene encoding regulation of nuclear pre-mRNA domain-containing protein 1B isoform X1 translates to MSSFSESALEKKLTELSSSQQSVQTLSLWIIHHRKHSGLIVKVWHRELKKAKSSRKLTFLYLANDVIQNSKKKGPEFTKDFETVLVDACSHVARYEADEGCKKHMERLLNIWKERALYRGDFIQQLKLAIDDSNSPRPSEEKKAVKRSYQKIQEEEDDEDDDYRNHVSPHNSDISATQLTEELVKALQDLENAASGDAAVRQKIASLPQEVQDVSLLEKISDKEAADKLSETVDEACLLLAEYNGRLAAELEDRRQLARMLTEYINSQKEALMEREKKLEEYKQKLARVTQVRKELKSHIQSLPDLSLLPNVTGGLAPLPSAGDLFSTD, encoded by the exons ATGTCGTCCTTCTCCGAGTCGGCCCTGGAGAAGAAGCTGACGGAGCTGAGCAGCTCGCAGCAGAGCGTCCAGACTCTGTCTCTGTGGATCATCCACCACCGCAAACACTCGGGCCTCATCGTCAAAGTGTGGCACAGAGAGCTGAAAAAAG CTAAAAGCTCCAGGAAGCTGACCTTCCTGTATCTGGCCAACGATGTCATCCAGAACAGCAAGAAGAAAGGACCCGAGTTTACCAAAGACTTTGAGACGGTCCTCGTCGATGCCTGCTCCCATGTTGCCAGGTA TGAAGCCGATGAGGGCTGTAAAAAGCACATGGAGAGACTGCTGAACATCTGGAAAGAGAGAGCCCTCTACAGAGGAGACTTCATTCAGCAGCTCAAACTAGCCATAGACGACTCTAACAGTCCCAGGCCTTCAG AAGAGAAGAAGGCTGTGAAACGCAGCTATCAGAAAAtccaggaagaggaggatgatgaagatgacGACTACAGGAACCACGTCTCCCCTCACAACTCGGACATCTCTGCAACTCAACTG acAGAGGAGCTGGTGAAGGCCCTACAGGACTTGGAGAATGCTGCATCAGGCGACGCAGCAGTTCGTCAGAAGATTGCCTCGCTGCCGCAGGAAGTCCAGGACGTTTCCCTGCTGGAGAAAATCAGTG ACAAGGAAGCGGCAGACAAGCTGTCAGAGACGGTGGATGAAGCGTGTTTGCTGCTTGCTGAGTACAACGGCCGACTGGCTGCAGAGCTAGAGGATCGCAGGCAGCTTGCCCGCATGCTGACTGAATACATCAACAGCCAGAAGGAGGCGctcatggagagagagaagaaactagag GAATATAAGCAGAAACTGGCGAGGGTGACCCAAGTTAGGAAAGAGCTAAAGTCCCACATCCAGAGTCTCCCTGACCTCTCTCTCCTACCCAACGTGACCGGGGGTCTGGCCCCGCTCCCGTCAGCCGGAGACCTCTTCTCTACCGACTGA
- the LOC116692379 gene encoding kelch-like protein 10, with the protein MSVYNELRLEQELCDAVIRVDNVEFPTHKIILCNCSPYFKALFTHWSTPDSRVFDIPNLSPDIMKLIIEFAYTGFVPVTQEILQELFIAADRFNVMGIIQACCDLLEKQLTPQNCIGIWWFTDIYYTPEMNHKAFLYMLYRFEEIAATSEEFLQLSAQELVKIIANDRLNVKHEKTVFRAVLRWIAYATEERKENISLLLSNVRLALMSPEYITDSVSNNELVKESKDCRPILLRTLEAMLDLRTKGFSDSISHNPLARPRLPSAILLAVGGWSGGSPTHGIEAYDVRANCWVNVTNNEEAPRAYHGTVFLDGSVYCVGGFDSVEQFSSVHRFDLGTHTWQEVTQMHSSRCYVSVTVMDGCIYAMGGYDGHDRLRSAERYQPKINQWTLIAPMHVQRSDASCTSLHGMVYICGGFNGSECLSSAECYNPETNQWTLIASMASMRSGTGVIAYADHVFAVGGFNGTSRLHTAEAYNPHTNTWHAVPSMLGSRSNFGIAVIDDRLYVVGGFNGFTTIPDGECFDVETGEWSDVRDMELSRSALSCCVVYGLPNLAEYAAPHHSLHSLDEVE; encoded by the exons ATGTCGGTGTATAATGAGCTCCGTCTGGAACAAGAGCTTTGTGATGCGGTGATCAGAGTGGACAATGTTGAATTTCCCACGCACAAAATCATCCTCTGCAACTGCAGCCCGTACTTCAA AGCCCTTTTCACCCACTGGTCAACCCCAGACAGTCGGGTCTTTGACATTCCCAATTTGTCTCCTGACATAATGAAGCTCATCATTGAGTTTGCCTACACTGGCTTTGTTCCTGTGACACAAGAGATTCTACAAGAGCTTTTTATTGCGGCGGACCGGTTCAATGTAATGGGCATCATACAAGCCTGCTGTGACCTCTTGGAGAAGCAGCTGACCCCACAAAACTGCATCGGCATCTGGTGGTTCACAGACATCTATTACACCCCTGAAATGAACCACAAAGCATTCCTTTACATGCTGTATCGCTTTGAGGAGATTGCTGCCACCTCAGAAGAGTTCCTGCAGCTCTCTGCGCAGGAACTTGTTAAAATCATTGCAAATGACCGACTCAATGTGAAGCATGAGAAGACGGTGTTTAGAGCTGTCCTTCGCTGGATCGCCTACGCAACTGAGGAACGCAAAGAAAACATCTCTCTGCTTTTGTCCAAT GTCAGGCTGGCTTTAATGAGTCCAGAATACATCACAgacagtgtgagcaacaatgaACTGGTGAAGGAAAGTAAAGATTGTCGGCCGATTCTTCTGAGGACCCTGGAGGCCATGCTTGACCTGCGAACAAAGGGATTCTCTGATTCTATTTCCCATAACCCTTTGGCCCGCCCACGACTGCCCTCTGCCATCCTGTTAGCTGTTGGAGGCTGGAGCGGAGGCAGTCCCACCCATGGTATTGAGGCGTACGATGTCCGTGCTAACTGCTGGGTCAATGTAACAAACAACGAGGAGGCTCCCCGGGCCTACCATGGCACCGTTTTCCTCGATGGATCAGTTTATTGTGTTGGTGGTTTTGATAGTGTGGAGCAGTTCAGCTCTGTGCACAGGTTCGACCTGGGCACACACACCTGGCAGGAGGTTACACAAATGCATTCGAGTCGCTGCTATGTCAGCGTAACTGTGATGGACGGGTGCATATATGCCATGGGAGGTTATGATGGACATGACCGACTCAGAAGTGCTGAGCGCTATCAGCCCAAAATCAACCAGTGGACTTTAATTGCGCCCATGCACGTACAGAGGAGTGATGCCAGCTGCACATCCCTCCATGGCATG GTGTACATTTGTGGTGGCTTCAATGGGAGCGAGTGCCTGTCATCGGCTGAATGTTACAACCCAGAGACCAACCAGTGGACACTGATTGCCTCCATGGCCAGCATGCGCAGCGGAACTGGGGTCATTGCCTATGCAGACCATGTCTTTGCG GTTGGTGGTTTCAATGGAACCAGTCGTCTTCACACTGCTGAGGCCTacaacccacacaccaacacctgGCACGCTGTGCCCTCCATGCTGGGCTCTCGAAGTAACTTTGGTATCGCAGTGATCGATGACCGTCTCTATGTAGTCGGGGGCTTCAACGGCTTTACCACCATCCCAGACGGTGAGTGCTTTGACGTGGAAACTGGTGAGTGGTCTGATGTCCGTGACATGGAGCTCTCCCGCAGCGCCCTAAGCTGCTGCGTAGTGTACGGACTCCCCAACTTGGCCGAGTATGCTGCCCCTCATCACTCCCTGCACTCTCTGGATGAAGTGGAATGA